From a single Verrucomicrobiia bacterium genomic region:
- a CDS encoding DUF1080 domain-containing protein yields MKTVVWLSGLGVVLMSVIGAAGAVPTNAPSPGGGRERSLFDGKTHEGWAVTRFAGRGEVRVDRGLLVLEQGFLTGIHWTNDLPQTNYEISMEARRVNGNDFFCGLTFPIQGTNATLIVGGWGGGLVGISSIDGYDASENETTTFHAFKREQWYAIRVRVTSERLEAWLDQEKIVDVKVPGRTFGLRSGPIEESVPLGVATYETEAHLRNIVLRYLQ; encoded by the coding sequence GAAGACCGTGGTGTGGTTGTCGGGACTGGGTGTGGTACTGATGTCCGTGATCGGGGCGGCTGGAGCAGTTCCAACGAACGCTCCTTCGCCCGGGGGGGGGCGGGAGAGGTCATTGTTCGATGGGAAGACTCACGAGGGATGGGCGGTGACCCGGTTCGCGGGGCGGGGTGAGGTGCGAGTGGATCGCGGCCTGCTGGTTCTTGAGCAGGGGTTCCTGACCGGGATCCACTGGACCAACGATCTGCCGCAGACGAATTACGAGATTTCGATGGAGGCGCGTCGGGTGAACGGGAACGACTTCTTCTGCGGGCTGACGTTCCCCATCCAGGGGACAAATGCGACGCTCATCGTGGGGGGATGGGGCGGGGGGTTGGTGGGGATTTCAAGCATCGACGGCTATGATGCCTCGGAGAACGAGACGACCACGTTTCATGCCTTCAAGCGGGAGCAGTGGTACGCCATCCGGGTGCGGGTGACGTCGGAGAGGCTGGAAGCGTGGCTGGACCAGGAGAAGATCGTGGATGTGAAGGTGCCGGGACGAACATTCGGGCTGCGGTCGGGTCCGATCGAGGAGAGCGTTCCATTGGGGGTGGCCACCTATGAGACCGAGGCGCATCTGCGGAACATTGTGCTGCGGTATCTGCAGTAG